GGCAAATCCACACTGACAACCATATATTTGCGGGAGAGCGAGTCCGTCCAGCCTGCCCAGGTGTGAAGCGAGCTTTGCGCGTCGTGAAGCAACAAAACTGGCTCTCCCTTGCCGCTGACGCGGCAATGCACATCCATGCCATCCACACTGATGAAGCGCGAGTCGGGGAAGGCGTGCTTGCGCACCAACTGCTGCTGCGGAACGTCATTGTGCCAATTGCGGTAAATCCAAGTCAGCAAAAAAAGATAAATCGCCCAACGAATCAGGCGCGAAATGCTGAAGCGACGCAGCCATTTCTTGGCGGTGGCGATGCGTTTGACAGACCTTTGCCGACTTGTTGAGGCGTTTTTTTCTGAATTGTCCTCCATTCCACAGAGGGTTTTCTCTCCTTGGCGCAAACCTACTTGAATTTGTCCATACGCGCCGAGGCGAAATAAGAGCGTGCCGTCTTTGTGCAGAGACTGTCATTTTTCATTTAGGGATGGGGCACCATATCTTTGTTGTCAAGGATGGATGCCCTCAACACTTTCTGCCAAACAGCGAAAAATTATGAAACGCACCTTTTCTGTTCTGTTTCTCCTTGCGGCCATTGCCTGCTCAAACCCTGCCCCCGAAAAAAACTCTTCTCCCTTCGGCGGCGGCAAATGGATTGACCTTACTTATTCCTTCGACGAAACAACCATCTATTGGCCGACTGCCGAGACTTTCCGTTTGGACACGGTATTTGAGGGCATGACTGACAGCGGGTTTTATTATGCCGCTTTTCAGTACTGCGCTGCCGAACACGGAGGCACCCACTTGGACGCGCCAGTGCATTTTGCGGAAGGCAAACTGCCTATGGACCAAATTCCATTGGAGCAGCTCATGGGCGATGCGGTCGTTGTGGACGTGTCGGCGCAAGCTTCCGCGAACCCCAATTATCAAGTATCGGCGGAGGATTTTATGGCTTGGGAACGCGCCAATGGGCCGCTGCCAAAAGATGCTATTGTGTTGCTGCGAACGGGTTTTGGCAAATTCTGGCCCGACCGCGAACGCTACATGGGCACGGCTGAACGCGGCGCGGAGGCTGTCGCCAAACTGCATTTTCCCGGCTTGCACCCCGACGCGGCACGCTGGCTGCTTGCCGAACGCACTATCAAGGCCATCGGGCTTGATACGCCAAGTATTGACTACGGGCAGTCCACGCTTTTCGAGAGCCATCGGATTTTGTTTGAAAAAAACATCCCAGCCTTTGAGAATCTTGCAAATCTCGACCAATTGCCCTTAAAAGGCATTTGGGTCATCGCCTTGCCAATGAAAATAAAAGGTGGAAGCGGCGGGCCGCTGCGCATTGTGGCGAGAGTGGGGGGCTGACCGTTTCGTTAACACGCTCAAAGGAATAATGCGAATGAGGGGTTGACAATTTTGGCGCTTGATATTCAGCTTCTTATTCAGGCGGCGATTCCAAATCGCCGCCTGAATAGCACACGTTTTCAACACTTTACTTCACTCCCTCTTTCGCCTGAATGACTTATTTCGTAAACTTTGCTCCATCCACAAAAACTAACGCAACACGGTCACGTCTCCTTCTGCACGGTATTTTCGTCGCTTGCCGAACAACTCGCCGACCCATTCCAAATGCCAGGCGTACACCCCCGGCGCACACGCACGCCCTCTACAAGAGCCATCCCAACTGCTCGACGGGTCGTTGGCAACAAAGACAAGATTGCCCCAACGGTCGAAGATTTCCAAGTTATATTCGAACCAAACGCAAGGTAGGAAAATGCGCCATTCCGCATTGAGGCCGTCACTGTTGGGCGCAAATACATTGGGTGCGTAGAAAGGGCAGTTTTGGCAAGTATAAAACGCCACGCGAACACTGTCGCTAAAAATGCAGTGTTGTGTGCGGCCGGTAAGCGAATAAGTGCCGGGAGTGGTCACCTCCCATTCGCTGCCTCGAGTGCCGTCCCCCCATTGCCAGTCGGTCAGGCTGGGCGGGACGAGCAGCGACACCGTGTCGCCGAAGCAGACAGTGGTGTCGGCACGCAGTTCAAATGGCTGCTCAATCGTCACCAACACATAAGCCGTGTCGCTGTGACATTCACCTGTTTTTTGAAAAAAATAGGCGTACAAACCAGCGGCATCCCTCGTCGCGTCAAAAAAATTGGTGCCAGAGCTCAGTGTTGGCG
This genomic interval from Saprospiraceae bacterium contains the following:
- a CDS encoding cyclase family protein, which encodes MKRTFSVLFLLAAIACSNPAPEKNSSPFGGGKWIDLTYSFDETTIYWPTAETFRLDTVFEGMTDSGFYYAAFQYCAAEHGGTHLDAPVHFAEGKLPMDQIPLEQLMGDAVVVDVSAQASANPNYQVSAEDFMAWERANGPLPKDAIVLLRTGFGKFWPDRERYMGTAERGAEAVAKLHFPGLHPDAARWLLAERTIKAIGLDTPSIDYGQSTLFESHRILFEKNIPAFENLANLDQLPLKGIWVIALPMKIKGGSGGPLRIVARVGG